The following proteins come from a genomic window of Paenibacillus sp. CAA11:
- the rpe gene encoding ribulose-phosphate 3-epimerase encodes MHKLGPSLMCADLVNLEQNIRELDEAGVDFYHLDIMDGQFVPNFTLGPDLVKAVRRITNKPLDAHLMVKEPERHIDLFADAGADMISVHQEATDHLQSTLMRIKNRGLKAGVALNPATPPDALDYVYDIVDYIVVMTVNPGFAGQKFIPLMYDKIAQIADKVKGYGRDIEIQVDGNIGAATIPTCKEHGASMYVLGTSAVFNSARSLKDNVAETRKLFNA; translated from the coding sequence ATGCATAAATTAGGGCCCTCATTGATGTGCGCCGATCTGGTGAATCTCGAGCAAAATATTCGGGAGCTGGATGAGGCGGGTGTGGACTTTTACCACTTGGATATTATGGACGGACAGTTCGTTCCAAACTTTACATTAGGACCGGACCTGGTTAAGGCGGTGCGGAGGATCACGAACAAGCCGCTGGATGCTCATTTGATGGTTAAAGAGCCTGAGCGGCATATCGATCTGTTCGCCGATGCGGGAGCAGATATGATCTCGGTGCATCAGGAGGCCACAGATCACCTTCAGAGCACATTGATGAGGATTAAGAACCGCGGGCTGAAGGCCGGAGTAGCACTGAATCCGGCAACCCCGCCCGACGCACTAGACTATGTGTATGATATCGTCGATTACATCGTGGTGATGACTGTTAATCCTGGCTTTGCCGGACAGAAATTCATTCCGCTTATGTATGACAAAATTGCACAGATCGCAGATAAGGTTAAAGGCTACGGAAGAGATATAGAGATTCAAGTAGACGGAAATATCGGGGCAGCTACGATTCCAACCTGCAAGGAACATGGAGCCTCCATGTATGTACTGGGAACCAGCGCGGTCTTCAACAGCGCCCGTTCTCTCAAGGATAATGTCGCTGAAACCAGAAAACTTTTTAACGCATAG
- a CDS encoding ribokinase, whose product MKYDIVVVGSINMDVIVDVPNYPEYGDTVFCNSIKMTPGGKGANQAVTVASLGKSTCLVGAVGKDSAGTQLLDNLIFKSVDTAHMLEIEGEGSGTFVCLIDNTGENTMAGTKGANDKITEADINRVFEQIEAKILLIQMETSRESILAAAKAAKAKGMYVILDPAPAEGIFEEVFQYADLILPNKQETERITGIEVTDRETALEAAKKLRSLGIPDVIVKMAENGSLVYQNEEVNWIDSIKVKAVDTVGAGDCFAGAIACALLDTNNLVEAAKFASVAAGIKVSRTGGQDAIPTLKEVQEYIAVASN is encoded by the coding sequence ATGAAATATGACATCGTTGTGGTTGGAAGCATTAATATGGATGTTATTGTAGATGTGCCAAACTATCCGGAATACGGGGATACGGTATTCTGTAATTCTATTAAGATGACTCCAGGGGGCAAAGGGGCTAACCAGGCCGTAACGGTAGCCAGCCTTGGGAAGAGCACATGCCTGGTCGGTGCTGTGGGGAAGGACAGCGCGGGTACGCAGCTGTTGGATAACCTGATATTCAAGAGTGTAGATACGGCTCATATGCTCGAGATTGAGGGAGAAGGATCGGGCACCTTTGTATGTTTGATCGACAACACGGGCGAGAATACGATGGCAGGCACCAAAGGTGCGAACGATAAGATTACGGAGGCCGACATCAACCGGGTCTTTGAGCAGATCGAAGCCAAGATTCTGCTGATTCAAATGGAGACCAGCCGGGAGTCCATTCTGGCAGCCGCCAAAGCCGCTAAGGCCAAAGGCATGTATGTGATTCTGGACCCGGCTCCGGCAGAGGGCATCTTCGAAGAAGTATTCCAGTACGCCGACCTGATCCTGCCGAACAAGCAGGAGACCGAACGGATCACTGGTATTGAGGTAACGGACAGAGAAACGGCGCTTGAGGCTGCGAAGAAGCTGAGATCGCTCGGTATTCCCGATGTTATTGTCAAGATGGCCGAGAACGGAAGCCTGGTTTATCAGAATGAAGAAGTGAACTGGATCGACTCCATTAAAGTAAAAGCTGTAGATACAGTGGGAGCGGGTGACTGCTTTGCGGGAGCGATTGCTTGTGCGCTTCTGGACACTAACAATCTCGTAGAGGCCGCGAAATTCGCGAGCGTGGCTGCAGGAATTAAGGTGTCGCGGACCGGGGGTCAGGATGCCATCCCAACTTTGAAAGAGGTTCAAGAGTATATTGCGGTAGCATCTAATTAA
- a CDS encoding LacI family DNA-binding transcriptional regulator, translated as MVTIRDVAREAGVSVATVSRIINKKGEASPETIDRVNNVIKKLNYKPNSIAKSLSKRNSDLIALLVPTISNPFFPELVKEIEAAANEKGYNLYLCNSDDERAKVKYYLDSMVDHYVCGAIINSLHVNAEDLAMLEERGIKTITIDRANFEHPFSAVTVDHKQGAKLAVQHLIEDQGCANILFISGPKDEQSAKDRLSGFEQAVSESSHRIQTDTVYGDFGMESGYQAVKSKLEAGGRFDSIFSSNDAMAIGAIRACSEFGRNVPQDVKVVGYDNIGFSSYMLPSLSTIDQRKDEIGRIAVDELLRLIQNKDLEPQKYNLEPRLLIRNSSQ; from the coding sequence ATGGTTACAATTCGCGATGTTGCCAGGGAAGCTGGCGTATCTGTCGCAACCGTATCAAGAATCATTAACAAGAAGGGCGAAGCCAGCCCTGAGACGATTGATCGCGTCAATAATGTGATTAAGAAGCTGAATTATAAACCGAATTCGATTGCAAAAAGCTTGTCAAAGCGAAATTCCGATCTGATTGCGCTGCTAGTGCCGACGATCAGCAATCCATTTTTTCCTGAGCTAGTGAAGGAGATCGAGGCGGCGGCGAATGAAAAGGGATACAATCTTTACTTGTGCAACAGTGATGATGAACGTGCCAAGGTGAAGTATTATCTTGATTCTATGGTGGACCATTATGTTTGCGGAGCCATCATTAACTCCTTGCACGTAAATGCCGAGGATTTGGCGATGCTGGAGGAGCGGGGGATCAAGACGATTACGATTGACCGTGCCAACTTCGAGCATCCCTTCTCGGCGGTGACCGTCGATCATAAGCAGGGGGCCAAGCTGGCAGTACAGCATCTGATCGAGGACCAAGGATGCGCTAATATACTGTTTATTTCCGGACCCAAAGACGAACAGAGCGCGAAGGATCGCCTGTCCGGTTTTGAACAGGCTGTCAGCGAATCGAGTCATCGGATACAGACCGACACGGTTTATGGTGATTTTGGCATGGAGAGCGGGTATCAGGCCGTTAAGTCCAAGCTTGAAGCAGGAGGGCGGTTTGACAGTATCTTCAGCTCGAATGATGCCATGGCGATCGGGGCTATCCGCGCTTGCAGCGAGTTTGGAAGAAATGTGCCGCAGGACGTTAAGGTTGTCGGCTATGACAACATCGGATTCTCATCCTATATGCTGCCTTCGTTATCTACGATTGATCAGCGTAAGGACGAGATTGGAAGAATTGCTGTAGATGAACTCCTGCGGCTAATTCAGAACAAGGATCTTGAACCCCAAAAATATAATTTAGAACCCCGGCTCTTGATCCGCAACTCTTCACAATAA